In the genome of Leopardus geoffroyi isolate Oge1 chromosome B1, O.geoffroyi_Oge1_pat1.0, whole genome shotgun sequence, the window tttattttgtatacagtgtttgttttgtttggctaggaaaaaaagcttttttatgtAGTCAAAATTCAACAATGTTTTGTGTCATATTTAGCTAGACTTTTCATACTCAAGTATTATGAATGGTTTCTCTCATActatttttctagtatttttgtggtttccttttttattattttttaatgtttatttttgagagagagacagacagacagacaaagtatgagcagggaagggcagagagagagagagagggagacacagaatcccaagcagtttccaggctccgaactgtcagcacagagcccgatgcagggcttgaactcagtaaccacgggatcatgacctgagccaaagtcagacacttaaccaactgagccacttaggcaccccatgtggtttccttttttatatttaaagatgcATTTCATCTGGAACTTATTTTGGCATAAGAAGTTAGATACGCACGACACTTCTTTTCCCCAGGTAGCTTCCCACTTGTCCTAACACCAGGTTAATGCCATAATTGAATAATTTTGAAGGCTTGCTTTCAGCCCAGTTCGAGTCAATATCATCAAATCATTATTGAGTGTTCAACATGGCTATGCCATGTGCAGTACCCATTAAATTAAGTTTACAATAATGAGGTGGCCACagaatgtatatatacaacagaagATTGTCATAAGTGCTATGGAAGAGGTAGAGCTGGCCTCCAGAATTTGGGGTTTGCTTTTGGAAGGGTAGAAATCTTAAAACAGGACCTTATGGTTGTGTAGGATTTTGACACCCAGAGACGCAGGAGTGCATATGAAGTCAATCCAGGCAGAAAGGGCGACATGTAATAAGAAAAACACCATGTGAGAGCTAGGGCTACATGGTACGCCATAAGGGGATGCTAACGCGAGTCAATCCAGTTGGACTAGAGGGTGTAGGAAATAGAATCAAGAGTGAAAATGAAGCAAAGGTAGGAAGGacatttattatgtttaaatTCACTACGATGGGAGATAGGAAGTCCATTCAAGGTTTCTGAACAGGTGAATGTCACAATCAGAGCTATATTTATAGGAAGATTAATCTGTCAACAGTGTGACAAGTGGTTTGGAGCCAGAAGTGACTGGGGTGTTGGAAGAAAAATCAGttctaacatacagtgtagacaAGCAGTGTAGACAAGGAAGAAGAATGCCTCCTCTGGGATGATGTCTGTGAAAATACAAAGTAGGAAGAAAATACAAGTGACAgtgtgaaaatagttttaaataactAGTTTTGACAACTAAttagatgaatagataaggagGGTGAGGAAGATTATGAGGCTTTCATTGGCTGAGGGTATGGTGATGTGACTGGTAATAACTGGTAAGTCACAGAAGGTAACTattaaggaggaaagaaaaggcaatacATGAGGTTTTAGTGTATTTGCTTTGTTATGATAATTATGGATTATTTATTGAGTAggaacatttatttctgtttcacttcaaaacaatcctttcttttgtaAGGATTTAGGATGTAACATCGAAGTGTTAGTATCTCTTTCGATCCAGATGTATTTCTCCCACTAATATATTTAGCTAAAATTTGCAGTAAGCTTGGCTTcagaggaggaaataataaaaaaacagggaTACTAATAATAGTGGCAATGCACAATTGTAAATAATCTATGGGAGATGGTGAGAAACATGTTTTCCCAATATACAAGGAAGCTCTGGGGCAGAGTGAAAAGGACAGCCTCTGCCGTGCATCTCGTTTTGCCCCATTTTCCTCCAGCCATGCTTCTAGTCACGTATACGGGATGTGGATTTTCCTAGCCCCTGTATCCAGGCTTTCCTCTGAGGTAACCAGATGGAACCTCGAGGAAAATCGAGTAGGCTCCTGTTTCCCCTCTGTGGCAGACGTGGTGCCACACCAGCTCGTTCTTCCAAACGAAGGGAAGAGTGGAGCTTCAAAGCCCACTGCAAATGGAGAACCTGTGATAGTGGTCAGCATATGGGTGCAGGTGGTCAGAAGGTACAGACATCCAGTGataaaataagtcctggggatgtaatgcacagcgTGGTAGCTAGGGTGAATAACACGGCCCTGAGTATTTGAAAGCTGCTGAGAGACGAGATCTtgaaaattctcatcacaagtttaaaaaaaaaaagtattttgtaacTACATGTGAATGTTAACCAGTCTTATTAGTGGTGATCACTTCGCAATATATAAATATCGAATCAGCATGtcgtacgcctgaaactaatgtaatgtaatatatcaATTGTATCgcaactgacaaaaaaaaaaaaaaaaaaaaaaaaggaagaaaatggtcaACAAAGAGGGGTAGGAATGTATTTCCAGATCATTCATTCTTGGGAATACTGTCAATTTGGGACCTGCTGCTTCCACCAGGCAGGCGGTCTCCTTCTGCCATGGCCACAGGTTAAAAATAGGTCTGTTAGCTCATCCACTGGCTAAGAAAGGACTTGCATTACATTGGTTTATGGCACCAGGCTTCATCTTCAGGTTGAGGTGGGTTTTCCCGTCGAGGTCAGCTCTCTGTATTTGCTCTCAGCCATGTACTGGAAGAGGTTGCGTCACACAGcctcccaggccccctcccccctccccgccatggCTAATGCTTCACCAGCCTTTGCAGATGAAGGTGCCACAGAGGAGAAAGTTTGAGCTGAGCCAAAAAGGAGGAGCTTACACCTGTGTGCCAAATCTGAGAACCTGACCGAGCATAGGGTGGGAGCCAGGATGAGGAAAAAGACGGGAAACACCTCCCCGCCTTTCTGGAAAGAAGGCCCCGTGATCAGCCCCAGCCACTGGCAGTCCGGCCATCCTTGGAGCTTACTTAAAGGGACAAGGGGAGCCTGAGAAGCCACTGTGCTGACACTTCAGGGCTCGGAGCACCGGTACCCAGACACCATGACTTGGTCCTTGAACCACCAGGGTTTAATCCTCTGCTTCTGTACTCTTTTATTGCTCCCCTCAACATGCCTGGCAGTAAGTGTGCTGTTTATAGAACATAGTTGTTTTACATGGGAAGCTGAAAAGTGAGGACACAGCTGATAAACTAGTgacatttctggtttttttttccccctccagtaTGTTGCTACGCGAGACAACTGCTGCATCTTAGATGAAAGATTTGTAAGTAGTTTTCATGTTTCTCACTGTGtttgaagtggggaggggcagaggaatagAAGGAATTCTCTCACAAATCTCATTtggcatttttaactttaaaaaacaaaaaacatagtctaggttttacctatttttattagCAGGtatttatgcaattaaaaaaaaagtttaacatttatttatttttgagagacagagacagagcgtgcgtgggggaggggcagagacagagagaaggagacacagaatctgaagtaggctgcaggttctgagcaagctgtcagcacagagcctgatgcagggctcaaacccacaaactgtgagatcatgacctgagcggaagttggatgttcaaccgactgagccacccaggcgcccctatgcaatttttaaaaatcaagatttctAATCACTTTAATTGTTGCATTTTCAGGGTAGTTATTGCCCAACTACCTGTGGAGTTGCAGATTTCCTGTCTACTTACCAAACCGGTGTAGACAATGATCTGCGGACTTTGGAAGACATCTTAAGTCgaattgaaaacaaaacctcAGAAGCCAAAGAATTGATCAAATCAATCCAAGTCAACTATAATCCCAATGAGCCACCAAAGCCAAGTGAGAAACTAAATACTACCGACTAAGAAAATGATgttcttttgctgttgtttcaGTGGTTCCACTTGCTTATGTCTTTCTATGTCTCTGATCCTGTATTACAGACACGATAGTGAGTGCTACTAAGGATTCCaagaaaatgatggaagaaaTTCTAAAATACGAGGCATTAATTGGAACACATGAATCAAATATTCGGTAAGCGTTTTTGTGTTAATTTACTCTCCCAGATTGACTTAGTTTTCATTCAATATTCCAAGCTTCAATGGAAATAATCTCTTATTTCTTCCCCACTTATAATATCCAGTTGACATTATGCCTATCTTGAACACAGTGGAGGTAGAAGTTTTTAGAGCATTACCAGTTGCATTGGGTTATAACTGCTTTTTAATAATCGTATGGGAGAAAGGTGTTCTAGACATCTTCATATGCTGTTGTGACCAGAATTAATCAAAATGgtcaccacccacccacctttgGCTTACTACATAAATTCATACTGATGGGAATTTGGTTGTTGAAAATGAAATTCCTTTAATAAAAATGCCAACAAAGAGGTGGTGGGGAATTAGTAAGCAGAAGTATAGGGAGGATCTTGGCTACAACAGTATATTATATTGAAGGCAGGGGagtaaaaaaaatgtgctttaagAAACTAAGCATAACAAACATTGTAGAGCAACATGTTGATCATGGCACGATGAACGTGCAGTCATGTATTCTCCTCCCTTCACTTGAAAGTAAAATGTGTCTGTTAACAACTTCCCAGGGACTCACTGACTTTCTGAACAGAGGGTCTCGGATACAGTTTAGTTTCTTAcacaatttattttcctaaatttttctCAAAGTAGCATAGGATATTGAGATAAATGGTGACTGGAGAGCAGTGGTCCAGAAGGGATCTATCTTCTGTTTGTCATCAGAGGccattgctattatttttgtgGTTATTACTAACATTGTAATTTGCATTATGATTGCCCATCATTGAAGTTAAAGGAGACTACTGTGCAGAAATTTTCTAAGGTGCATGAGGGAAAAAAGTGGTCAAATAGTTTGTCTATCcttctttatttcaaagaaagataCAATAGTCTGTGTATTATAGATGGTTTTCTATAATTTCTGAATATGTATAAGCAACCCTGTGAGAAACCACAAAAACAGCTTTTTTACTTCCCTCAGACTCTTTCCAAAACTATGTAAAcagaaacatgaagaagaaagagaaagtgtctGTTATTTTATGTAAGATAATGCTCCAGATACTTTTCCTATGTAAGTTATAGACTGAAGTCCACAAATAGATCCTCAGTAGATCTACAGTGAAAAGGAATAGCTTCCACCTGTGTGAATTGCTAGGCAGAACGTTTCCTTCCCTAGGAATATTCTGTCCTAAAAAAACATCAGGCAGTCTTCCTATTAACCAGGCTCAACACTCACGTAGGCTGTTATCTGCTGCCCTTTATGCAGAAGGTAAAAATCAGGGTGACCACTTACCACGATACTGCTTATCGATAAGcactctgttattttcttttccaaaaagctTAGAACTCTAATACACCTCAATTCGGTAccatagttttatatttcttccaagAATGAAGCCATTTATCAGGAAGTACTTCTGGAGACCACAAAGtattttgtaatgaaaatacaaaattactCCTCTGAGGGGAATATTCTGTTACCTTATTCTTCTGCTTATAGATTTTTGCAGgaaatatataattcaaataaCCAAAAGATCAATAACCTGAAACTGAAGGTAGCCCAGCTTGAAGCAAAGTGTCAGGAACCATGCAAAGACACAGTACAAATACATGATACAACTGGGAAAGGTATGTGAAAGGTTTATATTGGGATTATTTCTATCACagcaaatacataaagcaagGAGAATGTATAGGAATGTATACTTTGGAAAGTGTTTAGAATAATTTGCAAAGTGTTTATAGGAATGAATAGGAATAACACGGAAAGTGTTTAGCCATTAAATCTAAGGTGTCCAATTGCTTAGACCTTTCTTGAGTAGTTGAAAAGAGTTTGAAAGGAATGATgatgagagaagaaaatgcttCTTGGGACAGCATGTTAAAAGCTCACTATGAAGGCTGGAACAGTCTAACAGGGATTTCAAACCACAGTAACACCTtcttctgctccttctcctccttcagacTGTCAAGACATTGCTAATAAGGGAGCCAAAGAGAGTGGGCTTTACTTTATCAAACCTCTGAAAGCTAAGCAGCAGTTCTTAGTCTACTGTGAAATTGATGGATCTGGAAATGGATGGACTGTGTTGCAGAAGGTATTTTTTCCCTCACCCTGTATATTTAATGAACGCCCAGATAAACATCCTCCATATGCCAGAAACTTTTGCAAGCGCTTGCTGAACATTAACTCAATTAGTCCCCACAATttccctatgaggtaggtacaaTCATTATCTCTATAGAGGAGGAAACTTAGGCacaagaggttaagtaacttgtccaaggtcacataataAGTAACACATAATAGGTCATATAATAAGTAaaagagtcaggatttgaacccaggcagtctggcttcagagtctgtgctttGACTCTACACTATGTTGGCACTGCTGTTATAGATTCACTATAGCATATAACCACTATCAGAATGACAAAGAACTAGAAGAGACCTCTTTCATGAGGCAGCACAAGATGTAAGGCTGCCCATCACAAAGAGAGAAAGTCTCCCAGAGGATACGGTTGGGTTATTCCAAGACAAGCCCATCTGGTGTCTCTGGCACTCATTgcccattcttttactttttgcttATCTTTGATCACTGTTACAACTAATCTGCAGGGGGCGCTCAGAGTGAGTGATGGAAGCGCTCGTTGGTAGATACAGATTGAGCAATTAGCTTGACCTTTCTACCATCAGTATAAAAATCAGCAATATCAAGTTGGGGTTCTGAAGTCCTCTAGGTGCACCagacactctttttaaaaagtatttctcttAATCCTCTGGTGTAATCCTGCAGCAACCCTATGAAACAGGCATCATTCTTCCATTATTCCACCCTACGAAACTAAGGCAGCTTGCCCAAGTTCACTTAGTAAATGGTGGAATCATACCGTCCATATTTTCAACAAGGTGTTTATAGCATTTTCTTTGTGTGCACTGATAATCCACTCTCCCCTTTTGTCCATGCAATTGTGTAATTAGAGGCTTGATGGCAGTTTGGATTTCAAGAAAAATTGGATTCAATATAAAGAAGGATTTGGACATCTGTCTCCTACTGGAACCACAGAATTTTGGCTGGGAAATGAGAAGATTCATTTGATAAGCACCCAGTCTGCCATACCATATGCATTAAGAATACAGTTGGAGGACTGGAATGGCAGAACCAGGTACTGTTTAGAAAGGACTTCTATTTCTTGGTGTAGAGACTGTCTGGAATGTGCACTTTCCAACTATCAATAGACCAACATCAAAGACAGCCTGACAAATGCAAAGAGCACATCCAACCATTTTCCTCAGAAGTCAGTTTGGTTCTTGGGCAGTTCAAAGACATAGGTCCTATCCAGGATGGGTAGTGTTTTGGTACAATCTACTTACCCTGGAACCGTACagaataatagctaatatttgctGAGCATTTAATATGTACTAGACATCAAGtgtgaaattataatttaatctAGTCCAAATAACTATTTCATGAGGAAGGTACTATTATTAATCTCACTTTACAGattaactttcccaaggtcacattgcTGGTGTATGGTAAAGattggatttgaactcaggtagtTTGACTCTATAGCTTGTCCTCCTAATGACTATTTTGGTTGAAAACTGAATCCAGGCTTTTCAAATTTCCTGGCAGTTCAACGACAATTCAGTCAAATCCATGAGCTACCTTAAAATTAAATCTTCTAGTTCCTTTGGTAACATAAAGTCCCCTCTATGCCCAGAGCTATCAGGGACCTTTGAGCATAGTATTCCTagttaaaattcacaaaaatatttcatacttTTGTTGCGtctacaaaataatgaaatatattgtctccaaacttgtatttttaattttttttcatcagaaactaCCACAGTCAGCAGATCTTCTCTTAGGAGAACACCTCCCATTTCCCAAGCACTGGAGATTAGGAAAGAGgctaaatattttctgaaaatttctatTCATGCACCAAGGCCCATTCTTTCCTGCAGTCCATAGAATTCTGGCCCTTATTCAcaattccctccccccccccaccctggggaaGATTCTGATCATACAGCTTATGTTTTGTGGGCCACACAGGGACCATTTCATTCATGTGATGCTCTAGGAAGCCCTCCTTCTTGCCACTACAACACTGCCTTGGGAAAGAAAAATCCCTTTAGGACCTCATCCTTCAGATGACATTAGTGACTAATAGAGGTGTAGTTCCTTCAAGATCATTAGATTAATGATCACTCAGTGTCATTTGCTATGGTTTATAACTCCATGTGCAATGCTAAACACTTAGATAAA includes:
- the FGG gene encoding fibrinogen gamma chain, yielding MTWSLNHQGLILCFCTLLLLPSTCLAYVATRDNCCILDERFGSYCPTTCGVADFLSTYQTGVDNDLRTLEDILSRIENKTSEAKELIKSIQVNYNPNEPPKPNTIVSATKDSKKMMEEILKYEALIGTHESNIRFLQEIYNSNNQKINNLKLKVAQLEAKCQEPCKDTVQIHDTTGKDCQDIANKGAKESGLYFIKPLKAKQQFLVYCEIDGSGNGWTVLQKRLDGSLDFKKNWIQYKEGFGHLSPTGTTEFWLGNEKIHLISTQSAIPYALRIQLEDWNGRTSTADYAIFKVGPEADKYRLTYAYFIGGDAGDAFDGYDFGDDPSDKFFTSHNGMQFSTWDNDNDKYEGNCAEQDGSGWWMNKCHAGHLNGVYYQGGSYSKTSTPNGYDNGIIWATWQSRWYSMKKTTMKIIPFNRLSIGEGQQHHLGGAKQAGDI